One window from the genome of Bdellovibrionales bacterium encodes:
- a CDS encoding asparaginase has protein sequence MSTPIQDVVIITTGGTIEKTYNEFDGSLENRGTSIRNRILSKMRLPYTNIIVVPVLSKDSLYMTDQDRVLIAATIKDQAQKNCPIVVLHGTDTMSVSAEHCFKELGTPHVPVVFTGAMIPMGFDDSDAAQNVTEALLAAKLLQPGFYISFHNQVFKVPRVRKNKDKCTFEEF, from the coding sequence ATGAGCACTCCCATTCAAGACGTTGTTATTATCACGACCGGCGGCACCATCGAAAAAACTTATAATGAGTTCGATGGCTCGCTCGAAAATCGCGGCACGAGTATTCGTAACCGGATCCTTTCCAAGATGCGCCTGCCTTACACAAACATCATCGTCGTTCCGGTGCTCAGCAAAGACTCCCTGTACATGACGGATCAGGATCGCGTCCTGATTGCGGCCACCATCAAAGATCAAGCACAGAAAAATTGCCCCATCGTTGTTCTGCACGGAACTGACACCATGAGTGTTTCCGCAGAACATTGCTTCAAGGAACTCGGAACACCCCACGTCCCAGTGGTTTTCACAGGCGCGATGATTCCAATGGGATTCGACGACAGCGACGCCGCCCAGAATGTGACTGAAGCGTTGCTTGCGGCAAAACTCCTGCAACCTGGGTTTTACATTTCCTTCCACAATCAAGTGTTCAAGGTGCCTCGTGTTCGCAAAAACAAAGACAAATGCACCTTTGAGGAATTCTAG